A genomic region of Zalophus californianus isolate mZalCal1 chromosome 1, mZalCal1.pri.v2, whole genome shotgun sequence contains the following coding sequences:
- the FCHO1 gene encoding F-BAR domain only protein 1 isoform X2 yields MSYFGEHFWGEKNHGFEVLYHGVKQGPISTKELADFIRERATIEETYSKAMAKLSKLASNGTPVGTFAPLWEVFRVSSDKLALCHLELTRKLQDLIKDVLRYGEEQLKMHKKCKEEAVGTLDAVQVLAGVSQLLPKSRENYLNRCMDQERLRRESTSQKEMDKAETKTKKAAENLRRLVEKYNSARADFEQKMLDSALRFQAMEESHLRHMKALLGSYAHSVEDTHVQIGQVHEEFKQNIENVSVEMLLRKFAESKGTGREKPGPLDFEAYSAAALQEAMKRLRGAKAFRLPGLSRREREPPAAVDSLEPDSGTCPEVDEEGFTVRPDATQNSTAEPSRFSSSDSDFDDEEPRKFYVHIKPAPARAPACSPEVAAAQLRATAGSLILPPAPGGTMKRHSARDAAGKPQRPRSAPRASSCAEKLQSDEQFSKNLFGPPLESAFDHEDFTDPMPGPADPAARDGLAAPPRRARTRKVSCPLARSNGDLSRSLSPSPLGSSTASTLSDRPGFPSQTAHGVSRGPSPVVLGSQDALPVATAFTEYVHAYFRGHSPSCLARVTGELTMTFPAGIVRVFSGTPPPPVLSFRLVHTSAIEHFQPNADLLFSDPSQSDPETKDFWLNMAALTEALQRQAEQNPAASYYNLVLLRYQFSRPGPQSVPLQLSAHWRCGATLTQVSVEYSYRPGATAVPTPLTDVQILLPVGEPVTNIRPQPAATWNLEEKRLLWKLPDVSEAGGSGHLSASWEPCSGSSTPSPVAAQFTSEGTTLSGVDLELVGSGYRMSLIKRRFATGMYLVSC; encoded by the exons ATGTCGTATTTTGGGGAACATTTTTGG GGTGAGAAGAACCACGGCTTCGAGGTTCTGTACCACGGCGTGAAGCAAGGGCCCATCTCCACCAAGGAGCTGGCCGACTTCATCCGGGAGAG GGCCACCATCGAGGAGACCTACTCAAAGGCGATGGCGAAACTTTCCAAGCTGGCCAGCAATGGGACCCCCGTGGG GACCTTCGCCCCGCTCTGGGAGGTCTTCCGCGTCTCCTCAGACAAGCTGGCGCTCTGCCACCTGGAGCTAACACGAAAGCTGCAGGACCTCATCAAGGACGTGCTCCGCTACGGCGAGGAGCAGCTCAAGATGCACAAAAAG tGTAAAGAGGAAGCCGTGGGCACCCTGGACGCTGTGCAGGTCCTCGCAGGTGTCAGCCAGCTCCTGCCCAAGTCCCGCGAGAACTACCTGAACCGCTGCATGGACCAGGAGCGGCTGCGGAGGGAGAGCACCAGCCAGAAGGAGATGGACAAG GCAGAGACGAAGACAAAGAAGGCGGCAGAGAACCTGCGTCGCTTGGTGGAGAAGTACAACTCAGCCCGCGCTGACTTTGAGCAGAAGATGCTGGACTCAGCTCTG CGCTTCCAAGCCATGGAGGAGAGCCACCTGCGGCACATGAAGGCACTGCTAGGCTCCTATGCCCACTCGGTGGAAGACACCCATGTGCAGATTGGGCAG GTACATGAGGAGTTTAAGCAGAACATAGAGAACGTCAGTGTGGAGATGCTCCTGAGAAAGTTTGCAGAGAGCAAGGGCACAGGCCGGGAGAAGCCTG GGCCTTTGGACTTTGAGGCGTACAGTGCGGCTGCCCTGCAGGAAG CAATGAAACGTTTGCGGGGAGCCAAGGCCTTTCGCCTCCCGGGACTGAGCCGGCGGGAGCGGGAGCCACCTGCAGCTGT aGATTCCCTGGAGCCCGATTCAGGG ACGTGTCCAGAGGTGGATGAAGAAGGTTTCACTGTCCGGCCTGATGCAACCCAGAACA GCACGGCGGAGCCCTCCCGCTTTTCCTCCAGTGACTCGGACTTCGATGATGAGGAGCCCCGCAAGTTCTATGTGCATATCAAGCCTGCCCCTGCCCGGGCCCCCGCCTGCAGCCCCGAGGTGGCTGCTGCCCAACTCAGGGCCACAGCTGGCAGCCTcatccttcctcctgccccaggg GGCACCATGAAACGCCATTCTGCAC GGGACGCTGCTGGGAAACCACAGAGGCCTCGATCTGCCCCAAGAGCCAGCAG CTGTGCAGAGAAGCTGCAGTCAGATGAGCAGTTCTCCAAGAACCTCTTCGGGCCACCCCTAGAGTCGGCCTTTGACCACGAAGACTTTACAG acccGATGCCCGGGCCTGCTGACCCTGCAGCCAGAGACGGCCTGGCAGCGCCCCCCCGGAGAGCCCGCACCAGGAAGGTGTCCTGCCCCCTCGCGCGCAGCAACGGCGACCTG TCCCGGTCTCTGAGTCCCTCCCCGCTGGGCTCCTCCACCGCCAGCACCCTTTCGGACCGGCCCGGCTTCCCATCACAGACGGCACATG gagtcTCCCGGGGACCCAGCCCTGTGGTCCTGGGCTCCCAGGATGCCCTGCCTGTAGCTACCGCCTTCACCGAATATGTCCACGCCTACTTTCGAGGCCACAGCCCCAG ctgcctgGCTCGAGTAACTGGGGAGCTGACCATGACCTTCCCGGCTGGCATCGTGCGTGTGTTCAGTGGGACCCCGCCCCCACCTGTCCTCAGCTTCCGCCTCGTGCACACGTCCGCCATTGAGCACTTCCAGCCCAATGCCGACCTGCTCTTCAG TGACCCCTCCCAGAGCGACCCTGAGACCAAAGACTTCTGGCTCAACATGGCGGCTCTGACCGAGGCCCTGCAGCGCCAGGCAGAGCAGAATCCGGCCGCCTCCTACTACAATCTAGTGCTGCTGCGGTACCAG TTCTCCCGCCCGGGTCCCCAGTCTGTGCCCCTACAGCTGAGCGCCCACTGGCGGTGCGGGGCGACCCTCACTCAGGTCTCGGTGGAATACAGCTACCGGCCCGGCGCCACGGCTGTGCCCACACCACTCACCGACGTCCAGATCCTACTGCCTGTGGGGGAGCCTGTGACCAACATCCGCCCACAGCCCGCCGCCACCTG GAATCTGGAGGAGAAGCGCCTCCTTTGGAAGCTGCCAGATGTGTCTGAAGCAGGGG GCTCTGGCCACCTATCTGCCAGCTGGGAGCCATGCTCAGGCTCCAGCACACCCAGCCCTGTGGCTGCTCAGTTCACCAGTGAGGGGACCACTCTGTCGGGCGTGGACCTGGAGTTGGTGGGCAGTGGCTACCGCATGTCGCTTATAAAAAGGAGGTTTGCCACAG GGATGTACCTGGTGAGCTGCTGA
- the FCHO1 gene encoding F-BAR domain only protein 1 isoform X1 codes for MSYFGEHFWGEKNHGFEVLYHGVKQGPISTKELADFIRERATIEETYSKAMAKLSKLASNGTPVGTFAPLWEVFRVSSDKLALCHLELTRKLQDLIKDVLRYGEEQLKMHKKCKEEAVGTLDAVQVLAGVSQLLPKSRENYLNRCMDQERLRRESTSQKEMDKAETKTKKAAENLRRLVEKYNSARADFEQKMLDSALRFQAMEESHLRHMKALLGSYAHSVEDTHVQIGQVHEEFKQNIENVSVEMLLRKFAESKGTGREKPGPLDFEAYSAAALQEAMKRLRGAKAFRLPGLSRREREPPAAVDSLEPDSGTCPEVDEEGFTVRPDATQNSTAEPSRFSSSDSDFDDEEPRKFYVHIKPAPARAPACSPEVAAAQLRATAGSLILPPAPGGTMKRHSARDAAGKPQRPRSAPRASSCAEKLQSDEQFSKNLFGPPLESAFDHEDFTGSSSLGFTSSPSPFSSSSPENVEDSGLDSPSHVAPGPSPDSWVPRPGTPQSPPSYRAPASESRGTRPLPASDSPQPLAPSPGPWGLEAVAGGDPMPGPADPAARDGLAAPPRRARTRKVSCPLARSNGDLSRSLSPSPLGSSTASTLSDRPGFPSQTAHGVSRGPSPVVLGSQDALPVATAFTEYVHAYFRGHSPSCLARVTGELTMTFPAGIVRVFSGTPPPPVLSFRLVHTSAIEHFQPNADLLFSDPSQSDPETKDFWLNMAALTEALQRQAEQNPAASYYNLVLLRYQFSRPGPQSVPLQLSAHWRCGATLTQVSVEYSYRPGATAVPTPLTDVQILLPVGEPVTNIRPQPAATWNLEEKRLLWKLPDVSEAGGSGHLSASWEPCSGSSTPSPVAAQFTSEGTTLSGVDLELVGSGYRMSLIKRRFATGMYLVSC; via the exons ATGTCGTATTTTGGGGAACATTTTTGG GGTGAGAAGAACCACGGCTTCGAGGTTCTGTACCACGGCGTGAAGCAAGGGCCCATCTCCACCAAGGAGCTGGCCGACTTCATCCGGGAGAG GGCCACCATCGAGGAGACCTACTCAAAGGCGATGGCGAAACTTTCCAAGCTGGCCAGCAATGGGACCCCCGTGGG GACCTTCGCCCCGCTCTGGGAGGTCTTCCGCGTCTCCTCAGACAAGCTGGCGCTCTGCCACCTGGAGCTAACACGAAAGCTGCAGGACCTCATCAAGGACGTGCTCCGCTACGGCGAGGAGCAGCTCAAGATGCACAAAAAG tGTAAAGAGGAAGCCGTGGGCACCCTGGACGCTGTGCAGGTCCTCGCAGGTGTCAGCCAGCTCCTGCCCAAGTCCCGCGAGAACTACCTGAACCGCTGCATGGACCAGGAGCGGCTGCGGAGGGAGAGCACCAGCCAGAAGGAGATGGACAAG GCAGAGACGAAGACAAAGAAGGCGGCAGAGAACCTGCGTCGCTTGGTGGAGAAGTACAACTCAGCCCGCGCTGACTTTGAGCAGAAGATGCTGGACTCAGCTCTG CGCTTCCAAGCCATGGAGGAGAGCCACCTGCGGCACATGAAGGCACTGCTAGGCTCCTATGCCCACTCGGTGGAAGACACCCATGTGCAGATTGGGCAG GTACATGAGGAGTTTAAGCAGAACATAGAGAACGTCAGTGTGGAGATGCTCCTGAGAAAGTTTGCAGAGAGCAAGGGCACAGGCCGGGAGAAGCCTG GGCCTTTGGACTTTGAGGCGTACAGTGCGGCTGCCCTGCAGGAAG CAATGAAACGTTTGCGGGGAGCCAAGGCCTTTCGCCTCCCGGGACTGAGCCGGCGGGAGCGGGAGCCACCTGCAGCTGT aGATTCCCTGGAGCCCGATTCAGGG ACGTGTCCAGAGGTGGATGAAGAAGGTTTCACTGTCCGGCCTGATGCAACCCAGAACA GCACGGCGGAGCCCTCCCGCTTTTCCTCCAGTGACTCGGACTTCGATGATGAGGAGCCCCGCAAGTTCTATGTGCATATCAAGCCTGCCCCTGCCCGGGCCCCCGCCTGCAGCCCCGAGGTGGCTGCTGCCCAACTCAGGGCCACAGCTGGCAGCCTcatccttcctcctgccccaggg GGCACCATGAAACGCCATTCTGCAC GGGACGCTGCTGGGAAACCACAGAGGCCTCGATCTGCCCCAAGAGCCAGCAG CTGTGCAGAGAAGCTGCAGTCAGATGAGCAGTTCTCCAAGAACCTCTTCGGGCCACCCCTAGAGTCGGCCTTTGACCACGAAGACTTTACAG GCTCCAGCAGCCTCGGCTTCACCTCCAGCCCCTCACCTTTCTCCTCCTCGTCGCCCGAGAATGTGGAGGACTCCGGCCTGGACTCGCCATCCCACGTGGCGCCTGGCCCCTCCCCGGATTCCTGGGTCCCCCGCCCGGGCACCCCACAGAGCCCACCTAGCTATAGGGCGCCGGCCTCCGAGTCGAGGGGGACACGGCCCCTGCCAGCGTCGGACTCGCCACAGCCCCTCGCCCCATCCCCGGGTCCCTGGGGGCTGGAGGCTGTGGCTGGAGGAG acccGATGCCCGGGCCTGCTGACCCTGCAGCCAGAGACGGCCTGGCAGCGCCCCCCCGGAGAGCCCGCACCAGGAAGGTGTCCTGCCCCCTCGCGCGCAGCAACGGCGACCTG TCCCGGTCTCTGAGTCCCTCCCCGCTGGGCTCCTCCACCGCCAGCACCCTTTCGGACCGGCCCGGCTTCCCATCACAGACGGCACATG gagtcTCCCGGGGACCCAGCCCTGTGGTCCTGGGCTCCCAGGATGCCCTGCCTGTAGCTACCGCCTTCACCGAATATGTCCACGCCTACTTTCGAGGCCACAGCCCCAG ctgcctgGCTCGAGTAACTGGGGAGCTGACCATGACCTTCCCGGCTGGCATCGTGCGTGTGTTCAGTGGGACCCCGCCCCCACCTGTCCTCAGCTTCCGCCTCGTGCACACGTCCGCCATTGAGCACTTCCAGCCCAATGCCGACCTGCTCTTCAG TGACCCCTCCCAGAGCGACCCTGAGACCAAAGACTTCTGGCTCAACATGGCGGCTCTGACCGAGGCCCTGCAGCGCCAGGCAGAGCAGAATCCGGCCGCCTCCTACTACAATCTAGTGCTGCTGCGGTACCAG TTCTCCCGCCCGGGTCCCCAGTCTGTGCCCCTACAGCTGAGCGCCCACTGGCGGTGCGGGGCGACCCTCACTCAGGTCTCGGTGGAATACAGCTACCGGCCCGGCGCCACGGCTGTGCCCACACCACTCACCGACGTCCAGATCCTACTGCCTGTGGGGGAGCCTGTGACCAACATCCGCCCACAGCCCGCCGCCACCTG GAATCTGGAGGAGAAGCGCCTCCTTTGGAAGCTGCCAGATGTGTCTGAAGCAGGGG GCTCTGGCCACCTATCTGCCAGCTGGGAGCCATGCTCAGGCTCCAGCACACCCAGCCCTGTGGCTGCTCAGTTCACCAGTGAGGGGACCACTCTGTCGGGCGTGGACCTGGAGTTGGTGGGCAGTGGCTACCGCATGTCGCTTATAAAAAGGAGGTTTGCCACAG GGATGTACCTGGTGAGCTGCTGA